In Ipomoea triloba cultivar NCNSP0323 chromosome 15, ASM357664v1, one genomic interval encodes:
- the LOC116007178 gene encoding F-box protein At1g55000: protein MGCCCDEEEEQLFQPLNPPQTLPTDSSSSVTTTDYGGDAVISPMNSNFCALLCHDTLRAILEKLPLPDLARAACVSRLWNAVASDREIQTRAFKAPWKLKELIGNPTSSSFWRDNTISKFAISHRIVRGDTVASLAVKYSVHVMGIKRLNNMMSDHGIYSRERLLIPISNPDLLIEGTCYVELDTYAKREVAVLYLEGNPDGKPKCVVSKLTSEHGKRRVIDSLRRSMQVDDGTAQYYLAESNGDPRTAIAQFSEDLRWERQLGLA from the exons ATGGGGTGTTGTTGTGACGAAGAAGAGGAGCAACTTTTCCAACCCTTGAATCCGCCTCAAACCCTCCCAACTGATTCTTCTTCCTCCGTCACAACCACCGACTACGGCGGAGACGCCGTGATCTCCCCGATGAATTCCAATTTCTGTGCTTTGCTCTGCCACGACACTCTCCGAGCAATCCTGGAGAAGCTCCCGCTGCCTGATTTAGCACGCGCTGCATGCGTTTCCAGGCTCTGGAATGCGGTCGCCTCCGACAGGGAGATCCAGACCAGGGCATTCAAGGCTCCCTGGAAGCTCAAAGAACTCATCGGAAACCCTACCTCCAGCAGCTTCTGGAGAGACAACACCATCTCCAAATTCGCTATCTCCCACCGAATCGTCCGTGGTGATACTGTTGCTAGTCTAGCCGTCAAGTACTCGGTCCAT GTTATGGGTATAAAACGCTTGAACAATATGATGAGTGACCATGGCATATATTCAAGGGAGAGGTTACTCATTCCTATTAGCAATCCTGACCTGCTAATAGAGGGCACATGCTATGTGGAGCTGGATACCTATGCAAAAAGGGAAGTGGCAGTATTGTATCTTGAGGGCAACCCTGATGGAAAGCCCAAATGTGTAGTGAGTAAGCTGACCTCAGAACATGGTAAGAGAAGGGTGATTGACTCCTTGAGGAGGAGCATGCAAGTTGATGATGGGACTGCTCAATACTACTTGGCTGAGTCAAATGGTGATCCCCGAACAGCCATTGCTCAATTTTCTGAGGATTTGAGGTGGGAGAGGCAACTGGGGTTGGCTTAA
- the LOC116006704 gene encoding vacuole membrane protein KMS1-like isoform X2 has translation MGESQAQEQENGASSSAYHSDVHSLDASVSGLRDKHQKELENLTLATQPVRTIRFFILAVLKFLQRPLLCTSSKLSWLFLISTVAAGFGILFLSFRKPYGEELFNYLQFGTWWVALGVASSVGLGSGLHTFVLYLGPHIALFTLKSVNCGRIDIKSAQYDTIQFRRGPSWMDKDCSEYGPPIYSSPDARIPLTSILYKVQMEAMLWGIGTALGELPPYFISRAASISGQKLDMEDMDSSSEEYSGVIGNYLNQIKKWFLLQSRYLNFFTILVLASVPNPLFDLAGIMCGQFGIPFWKFFTATLIGKAIIKTHIQTAFIISLCNNQLLDLIENELLWVLNLIPGVASILPNIMSKLNVIKQKYLAVSPPIPSNVKGKKWDLSLASIWNTVVWLMLANFSAKVVNATAQGCLKEQQEKELAAFPTS, from the exons ATGGGTGAATCTCAGGCACAGGAGCAGGAGAATGGGGCGTCTTCATCAGCTTATCATTCCGACGTTCACTCTCTCGACGCCTCTGTCTCAG GACTTCGTGACAAGCATCAAAAGGAGCTGGAAAACTTGACTCTTGCAACACAACCAGTCAGGACGATTCGATTTTTCATTTTAGCTGTTTTAAAGTTCCTTCAGAGACCACTACTTTGCACCTCGTCAAAGCTCAGTTGGCTTTTTCTTATAAGCACCGTAGCTGCTGGATTtgggattttatttttaagctTCAGGAAGCCTTATGGAGAG GAACTCTTCAACTATCTTCAATTCGGAACCTGGTGGGTAGCACTTGGAGTAGCCTCATCAGTTGGTTTGG GTTCTGGCCTGCACACATTTGTCTTGTACTTGGGCCCTCATATTGCACTGTTCACCTTAAAATCAGTAAATTGTGGTAGGATTGACATCAAAAGTGCTCAATATGATACTATTCAGTTTAGAAGGGGTCCTTCATGGATGGATAAGGATTGCTCTGAATATGGTCCCCCCATATATTCTTCACCTGATGCTCGGATTCCATTGACGAGCATATTGTATAAGGTTCAGATGGAGGCTATGTTATGGGGTATTGGAACTGCACTTGGAGAGCTACCTCCTTATTTCATCTCTAGAGCAG CTTCTATATCGGGTCAGAAGTTAGACATGGAAGATATGGATTCTTCTTCAGAAGAATATTCTGGAGTCATTGGGAATTACTTAAACCAGATCAAGAAGTGGTTTCTCTTGCAGTCACGATATCTGAATTTCTTCACAATTTTGGTTCTTGCATCG GTGCCAAATCCTCTATTTGACCTTGCTGGTATCATGTGTGGACAATTTGGCATCCCATTTTGGAAGTTCTTTACAGCAACATTGATTGGAAAGGCAATTATCAAGACTCACATACAG ACTGCATTTATCATCTCACTGTGCAACAATCAGCTTTTGGACTTGATCGAGAATGAATTACTTTGGGTGCTCAATCTCATCCCTGGAGTTGCATCAATCCTTCCTAACATCATGTccaaattgaatgtcattaaaCAGAAGTACTTGGCAGTATCTCCTCCAATTCCATCAAATGTCAAG GGCAAAAAGTGGGATCTGTCACTCGCTTCGATATGGAACACTGTTGTGTGGCTCATGCTTGCGAATTTCTCAGCTAAGGTTGTAAATGCAACTGCCCAAGGGTGTCTGAAGGAGCAGCAGGAGAAAGAGTTGGCCGCATTTCCTACGAGTTAA
- the LOC116006704 gene encoding vacuole membrane protein KMS1-like isoform X1 produces the protein MGESQAQEQENGASSSAYHSDVHSLDASVSGLRDKHQKELENLTLATQPVRTIRFFILAVLKFLQRPLLCTSSKLSWLFLISTVAAGFGILFLSFRKPYGELTLKVPQPLQELFNYLQFGTWWVALGVASSVGLGSGLHTFVLYLGPHIALFTLKSVNCGRIDIKSAQYDTIQFRRGPSWMDKDCSEYGPPIYSSPDARIPLTSILYKVQMEAMLWGIGTALGELPPYFISRAASISGQKLDMEDMDSSSEEYSGVIGNYLNQIKKWFLLQSRYLNFFTILVLASVPNPLFDLAGIMCGQFGIPFWKFFTATLIGKAIIKTHIQTAFIISLCNNQLLDLIENELLWVLNLIPGVASILPNIMSKLNVIKQKYLAVSPPIPSNVKGKKWDLSLASIWNTVVWLMLANFSAKVVNATAQGCLKEQQEKELAAFPTS, from the exons ATGGGTGAATCTCAGGCACAGGAGCAGGAGAATGGGGCGTCTTCATCAGCTTATCATTCCGACGTTCACTCTCTCGACGCCTCTGTCTCAG GACTTCGTGACAAGCATCAAAAGGAGCTGGAAAACTTGACTCTTGCAACACAACCAGTCAGGACGATTCGATTTTTCATTTTAGCTGTTTTAAAGTTCCTTCAGAGACCACTACTTTGCACCTCGTCAAAGCTCAGTTGGCTTTTTCTTATAAGCACCGTAGCTGCTGGATTtgggattttatttttaagctTCAGGAAGCCTTATGGAGAG CTGACTTTGAAGGTGCCACAACCTTTACAGGAACTCTTCAACTATCTTCAATTCGGAACCTGGTGGGTAGCACTTGGAGTAGCCTCATCAGTTGGTTTGG GTTCTGGCCTGCACACATTTGTCTTGTACTTGGGCCCTCATATTGCACTGTTCACCTTAAAATCAGTAAATTGTGGTAGGATTGACATCAAAAGTGCTCAATATGATACTATTCAGTTTAGAAGGGGTCCTTCATGGATGGATAAGGATTGCTCTGAATATGGTCCCCCCATATATTCTTCACCTGATGCTCGGATTCCATTGACGAGCATATTGTATAAGGTTCAGATGGAGGCTATGTTATGGGGTATTGGAACTGCACTTGGAGAGCTACCTCCTTATTTCATCTCTAGAGCAG CTTCTATATCGGGTCAGAAGTTAGACATGGAAGATATGGATTCTTCTTCAGAAGAATATTCTGGAGTCATTGGGAATTACTTAAACCAGATCAAGAAGTGGTTTCTCTTGCAGTCACGATATCTGAATTTCTTCACAATTTTGGTTCTTGCATCG GTGCCAAATCCTCTATTTGACCTTGCTGGTATCATGTGTGGACAATTTGGCATCCCATTTTGGAAGTTCTTTACAGCAACATTGATTGGAAAGGCAATTATCAAGACTCACATACAG ACTGCATTTATCATCTCACTGTGCAACAATCAGCTTTTGGACTTGATCGAGAATGAATTACTTTGGGTGCTCAATCTCATCCCTGGAGTTGCATCAATCCTTCCTAACATCATGTccaaattgaatgtcattaaaCAGAAGTACTTGGCAGTATCTCCTCCAATTCCATCAAATGTCAAG GGCAAAAAGTGGGATCTGTCACTCGCTTCGATATGGAACACTGTTGTGTGGCTCATGCTTGCGAATTTCTCAGCTAAGGTTGTAAATGCAACTGCCCAAGGGTGTCTGAAGGAGCAGCAGGAGAAAGAGTTGGCCGCATTTCCTACGAGTTAA
- the LOC116005671 gene encoding allene oxide synthase 3-like, with the protein MSSNNSKNLPLREIPGGYGLPFLGPIADRYDFFYNHGADEFFRSRKEKYKSSVFRCNMPPGPFIAKNPKVVVLLDSVSFPILFDVSKVEKRDIFAGTYMASTKFTGGYRVLSFLDPSEPKHATIKGLFIQTLAKLHDRFLPLFSSISDDMFAQIEDEVGKTGESNYNDINDVKAFEFLFRLYCNDVKPSDTKLGTSASKSITTWLLPQIAPVTSLGLKWLPGFIEDLFLHTFPIPFFLVKSHYNNIYHAFINNLGPLLDDAEKVGLQRDEACHNFVFFVCFNAYAAFKFFLPELMNYIGSAGEVLHLQLAEEIRRAVELEGGNITINALNNMPLTESAIWEALRIEPPVRYQFAVAKEDITVQSHDASYLVKKGETILGVQPFATKDPKVFENPDKYIPDRFVGEGKKLIEYVYWSNGRGTDIPTANDKQCLGRNMIILLSRLHLAEFFLRYDTFSVEVSQYLSSSIVKFKSLSKASSST; encoded by the exons ATGTCGTCCAACAACTCTAAGAACCTCCCCCTCCGAGAAATCCCCGGTGGCTACGGATTACCGTTCTTGGGGCCAATCGCCGACCGCTACGATTTCTTCTACAACCATGGCGCTGACGAGTTCTTTAGAAGCAGAAAGGAGAAGTATAAATCCAGTGTGTTTAGATGTAACATGCCACCTGGTCCGTTCATAGCCAAAAACCCCAAGGTTGTGGTTCTGCTTGATTCCGTTAGCTTCCCCATCCTGTTCGACGTTTCCAAGGTGGAGAAGAGGGATATCTTCGCAGGTACATACATGGCGTCCACTAAGTTCACCGGCGGCTACCGTGTGCTCTCCTTCCTCGACCCCTCCGAGCCCAAACACGCCACCATCAAGGGGCTGTTCATCCAGACTCTAGCCAAATTGCACGACAGGTTCCTCCCCTTGTTTTCTAGTATCTCGGACGACATGTTCGCGCAAATCGAGGACGAGGTGGGTAAGACAGGGGAGTCTAATTACAACGACATTAACGACGTCAAGGCTTTCGAGTTCTTGTTTAGGTTATACTGCAACGATGTTAAACCTTCCGATACTAAACTGGGGACCAGCGCTAGCAAGTCCATCACGACGTGGCTTCTCCCGCAGATCGCCCCGGTAACCTCGTTGGGACTCAAATGGCTGCCGGGTTTCATCGAGGACTTGTTTCTCCACACGTTTCCAATCCCGTTTTTCCTAGTCAAATCCCACTACAACAACATATACCACGCTTTCATCAACAACCTCGGACCCCTCCTGGACGACGCCGAGAAGGTCGGCCTCCAAAGAGACGAAGCCTGCCACAACTTCGTCTTCTTTGTCTGCTTCAACGCCTACGCCGCCTTCAAGTTCTTCCTCCCGGAGCTCATGAACTACATCGGTTCCGCCGGGGAG GTCCTCCACCTGCAGCTGGCGGAGGAGATCCGCCGAGCAGTGGAGCTAGAAGGCGGGAACATCACCATTAACGCGCTCAACAACATGCCGTTGACCGAATCCGCAATCTGGGAAGCTCTCAGGATCGAACCCCCGGTCCGCTACCAATTCGCAGTGGCCAAAGAGGACATAACCGTCCAAAGCCACGACGCATCCTACCTCGTCAAGAAAGGAGAAACCATTCTCGGGGTCCAGCCCTTCGCCACCAAAGATCCCAAGGTTTTCGAAAACCCGGATAAGTATATCCCGGATAGATTCGTGGGGGAGGGGAAGAAGCTGATCGAGTACGTTTACTGGTCCAACGGGAGAGGGACTGATATTCCAACGGCGAACGACAAACAGTGCCTGGGTAGGAACATGATTATTCTACTTTCACGCCTGCACTTGGCGGAGTTTTTCCTCCGTTACGATACATTCAGCGTTGAGGTTTCGCAGTACCTGTCCAGCTCCATCGTTAAATTCAAGTCCCTATCCAAAGCTTCTTCATCAACGTAA